The Entelurus aequoreus isolate RoL-2023_Sb linkage group LG04, RoL_Eaeq_v1.1, whole genome shotgun sequence nucleotide sequence gtttttcttaaactgttcaacaatttgctcacgcatttgctgacaaagtggtgaccctcgccccatccttgtttgtgaatgactgagcatttcatggaatctacttttatacccaatcatggcacccacctgttcccaatttgcctgttcacctgtgggatgtcccaaataagtgtttgatgagcattcctcaactttatcagtatgtattgccacctttcccaccttctttgtcacgtgttgctggcatcaaattctaaagttaatgattatttgcaaaaaaaaaaaatgtttatcagtttgaacatcaaatatgttgtttttgtagcatattcaactgaatatgggttgaaaatgatttgcaaatcattgtattccgtttatatttacatctaacacaatttcccaactcatatggaaacgggttttgtaaattttttacgagtattattatcactggaggatgaggttaAACATTTTACACACAGGAGGAAGTGCAAGCAGGAGCAGGCAAGGTCATCGCTAAGCTAGGTGCTAAACTAGCTTAAAACAATACAAGAAATAAGTGTTTAGTAAAGTTTAGATGGAAGCGTGTTACAGCAGAGAGTAAGCCACCTCACGCTCACTAGCCTTTTGAGCGTTTCGTTTACTACAgtcgttgttttttgttttgttttgctaataCCGTATGGAATATGGACACCAGTGATCCCCACCAGCCATCTAATTTTTActtgactttcaccacaacacaacatcccaaaTGATATAGTGAGACCAGTGACTCACAGTGGTTTGTTGTTAGCTCAAGGAGGAGAAGACACCGGGGACAGAAAGTAAGAAAGCCCGGCTGCAAATCTGGTACTAAACTTCTAGAGTCATTATCTCTCCAATGCTAAATCTTGtacatatgaatgtgtatattgaCCATAAaatgcttttatattttatatcatGATAAGGTTTTTACTGCACTGATGCTTCAAACACTTGTAAACAATAGAGGCAGTTGGCAATGCTATGGGCTACTTCATAGTTCGCAAAGCTCGCAAACAAAATAGATTATATTCCGAACTGGTCCTTTGCCAAAAAACAGTAAGCACTGATCCGATTAAAAGTAGTTCTTAGGAAAGATCATTCTTTATTTGACACcattgtcttacattagaaggctaagctagctacacaacaactagaTCTAAAATTGCTAACGTATCACACACACATTTCAAACTTACTATTATTTTTTACTATTTCATGACACAGGACTAATATTTGCACACACTCAGAGCGACTTCCTCACAGATGAAGGCatattaaagttcaagttaaagtaccagtgattgtcacacacacacgaggtgtggcgaaattatactctgcatttgacccatcacccttgatcaccccctgggaggtgaagggagcagtgaccagcagcggtggccgcgcccgggaatcattgccAAGAATTAtaaaagtaaggcactttttaatgcagatgaggctgaaagtttgtgTGGTTACTTGCGCTGGTTGAAGCAAACAAACAGAGCATTTTTCTTCATTGGGTTTCATGGTTGACATGATGTTGTAGCACAGTCAGATTTACATCAATTAAATTAGGCTGGCTCACGGAAGGATtttgggtacatttctaccatatatggatactctgctgacgtcacacttgatcATAATTCCATACAGACCGTTTGGAGGAAATAGGAAggaacgcaacattgttaaatatttctacaatgcctccacggttccatttcaaattttcgggagatatgcagatcccaaatacacaaaggcaggtaccaataggtaagaaaatttggttttgcataatagggcccctttaagaaATAATGCAAATCCAAATATTCTCTTCCAGACACCTACAAATGACACACGCACTATATTTTAACATACGCAGTACTTGATGATTTTGATGCTGCATTTGACGTCACAGTCCCTCCTTCCAACTTAGTCTGGAGCCAAAACCACATAAACCGAGGCCAAGTTGTAGAACCAGACCAAGTCCTAAGAACAGGTTGAAACTTGCATGGTAACACTGAGGAAAATAGTATCAGCTTCACCACTTTCACGATTTAACACTTTCCAAAAATAATGGCGCATGTAATGTATTTGCAGACACTGCAACAAGCAACTTATCCACATATGTAACAAGTTCATCCCAAAATAAATATCGAAAATAAATAATCGATACAATAAAAAGGTGAAGCACTGCTATGAGCAGCTCTGCTCATCGCTGGTCTTAAGAATACATTTTAAATCCAAGAAGTCCAACTGATGTGGACTGAAACCCGTCCGTCACAGTTGCTCTGAGACAGGTCTTAAAGACCAGAGCTAATACTGGGTACAGCAACACTGCATTTTAAATCCAAGAAGTCCAACTGATGTAGACTGAGACCCGTCCGTCACAGTTGCTCTGAGACAGGTCTTAAGACCAGAGCTAATACTGGGTACAGCAACACTGCTTAAGCAAAATTCCAGGAAGAAGCTGATCCTTTTCTGATAGTGGACCAGGATACTCTAgaccattatatatcaatacagtctgcagggatacagtccgtaagcacacgtgattgtattattttatgacaaaccccgccccccccggtccgtgggatgaattttcaagcgttgaccggtccgcagttacaaaaagtttggggaccactgctctagactgcCAGTCAGTCAGAGGGTCATAGGACTTGTGGCAAACTGTTTTTTATGGTCAATCCGATTAAGCAGTTCAAAGGCCCAAAGCCTttttcattttgatgttttttaatACTGTATTAGTGGAAATAAGTCTTTGCAACAGTCCCCTTTTCCTTTTTGAGTGCCAGACACTCTTCTTTTGTCAGTCAGTATCAAAGCTGGGAATTGATAACCTTTTTCGATCTAAGTTTGTGATTGTAGATATAGTAAGTTTCTGAGGGTAATTAGTGTAAGAGTGATCATTGTCCAACCCTAAAATGCTGGGTTTGGGCCTCAGATTCCAACAGTACTGTTGAAATGTTCTTGAACATTGTAGAAATGTTTCGGGAAGTAAATATTTTGATGGAACAGTACTATCATTTTCAGGCCAAAACAAGTCTTAATAAACACACTGTCTCTTTCATGAGTTATTAGAGTCAAAGTGGTCATTGTTTGTAGGATTAAACCCAGGCCACCATGACTTTTCCAGTAAATTAAGGCCAAGACAGATTTTCACTCTGGAATGAAGACACTCGTGAAGAGAACaggggttctttttttttttgtaaactttgTAGAAAATCCAGTGTTGGGTGATGCATTTTATATTTTGGCCTTCACTTGGGACTTAATAGACCTAACCCACCTCCTGATAACTACCATTATCCCATCAAAACATCAATAAATAGCACAAATCAATGTTAAGGTGTGGCATTTTATGTATTGAGGATGAATACTATTATTTCCATTACCAGCAGTATAATTTGCACTTGTAGGCAGGCAGTGGTCTGGATGTTGAGAACAAACACCTTGCTGAGACAAGTTAGCTACTGTAGCTTCAGGATTGTCCGACAAAGCTAAAAAAGTCCCTACGATGTTGAGCTTTTCTGTAAAAGGCTGattgaaaatagatttttaagaATTTTCCGACACCAAGTCCCTCTAAGTCACAAATGTCAAACTGAAGGCCccggggccggatttggcccgccacttcattttatttggccctcgaaagcctggaaataatatgtatcaataaagtactgtaagttttcttactaaatgtttcctttctttctattttggaagaaaaaatatCTATgaactccatgtaatcgcaaattatgttaacttaaatattttctatccatccattttcaaccgcttgtcccgtttggggtcgcgggggttgctggagcctatattagctgcatttgggcggaaggcggggtacaccttggacaagtcgccattacgcaaatatattttatcaaaccattttttaaaatagaaataaatactaataataatggtttcaaagcaagttatccatcaaattgtgcaatgtaaaagtagcaatagatttcatggtaaaattgtgaaatgtactgcggtttttacagtatttttctctaaataaaaaaaagagttcttttttttactgtgataaactgtggtgccgttttggcgtttaaagtaatacaccgaaaaatctacagttgttgatttgcggtaaaaaaaacaaaaaacaaaccgccaaacaaactggcagctcaggtgccaaaatgttactgtaaaatagtttttttaaaatttacagtaaaaaaaaaaaaaaactaatgttaactttacagtaaaattgcagatttttttaaatttacagtaaaaaattatgtacattttacagtaaaattctggcaactgagctgccttttttttccattaaaacagtagtactgtttttctatttagagtaatatacaataattttttaggttaaattattgcaatttaccaatttttttttttacattttagttaaaaaaaatatactaataaaatgcattaaaaaatgtgtccaataatagtattcactgttagaagaggccctctggggccaaacataactgcaatgtggccctcagtgaaaacgactttgacacctctgctctaagTCGTTGTGGGCAGTTTTGCTCTGATCAACCAATTAGAGAATGttaatttcacagtaaaatttcagatttttttttatttacagtaaaaaaaacatgtcaattttacagtcaaattctggcaactgagctgctttttttcccccataaaaacagtagtactgtttttccatttagagtaatatacactaaatttttaggttaaattattgcaatttaccctattttttttacattttagtttaaaaaaaaatctactaataaaatgcattaaaaacattGTCAAATAATAGTAATCACTGTTAGAagaggccctctggggccaaacataactgcaatgtggccctcagggaaaacgactttgacacctctgctctgaGTCGTTGTGGGCAGTTTTGCTCTGATCAACCAATTAGAGAATGTTAATTCCACAGTAAAatttctgattttttttaattcacagtaaaaaaacatgtcaattttacagtcaaattctggcaactgagctgcctttttttccccataaaaacagtagtactgtttttccatttagagtaatatacactaaatttttaggttaaattattgcaatttaccttttttttttttacattttagtttaaaaaaaaaatctactaataaaatgcattaaaaacattGTAAAATAATAGTAATCACTGTTAGAAGAggtcctctggggccaaacataactgcaatgtggccctcagtgaaaacgactttgacacctctgctctaagTCGTTGTGGGCAGTTTTGCTCTGATCAACCAATTAGAGAACAGAAAAATGCTGATGTTATTGTACGCTTGCATGCAGGCCCTCAAAAGCGAATCTGAATTCTGATTGGTTAAAGAAACAGCCCCGTTGATAAAAAACCTGAAGTGACATAGTCCAGTACTCGTGATTCTAAAAGCCTCTGGTAGCTTAAATTGACAAGGCAACACACAGACACTGAAatcttacaaaaaaaatgaagaTAATAAACTGTTgtgaataaattaatacaatttcACCAACAAATATTACAATTTAGGTTGTCAGTGCTTCTGACTGAGTTTAGGCCAGAaaaaaggccttgctggcccggatactttagggcaggggtgtccaaagtgcggcccgggggccatttgcggcccgcagctaattgtttaccggaccgccacacattctgcaaaaattgcaaaattgataatattgcaaaaattaaaaaaaacatttaaaaaaagtggaatgaggtgaaatctaacaagaaaaagttgcaatattgacacaaagctgccatgcaggctgttttttttgttttgtctttgtttatttgtcttttttttgccattgctaaaaaaaaaaaaaaggactaaaaatctatgttataatgaattattacttaaaaaatatcactttaaaatgttttatgtggaaaaaatattgcatatattgtgtggttgccatataaaaacatcaacgttttatttgacaaaagagcataaaacaaacaaaataatagttcaaacgtaaaatcgacagatatatctgaagttgatctcgtaatttaagtgttaaaagtaaaaaaaaaaaaaaaaaaaatgtatcattttatgAGGGggtgaccttttggatcccaaatatatttagtaggattttatttaacttttcactgtgattactcaaaaatattaaagaattaaaatcaatgatgtcctgcattattgatcttttaaggctctaatactaaatactgcatatttcagttttactataaaaaacaaagttgtctttgacagaaaaggcataaaaccttttttttttttctactttatatcaacctgaagttgatatagagatttactgtaagcgttaaataaaaaataataataatttgacttatttttaacattttaatgactgagaccctttatggtccccggtagccctaaaggttaaaaaataaataaaaaatccatatattttgtttaggtttgaaaatgaaaaatatccaaatggcccctgcatgcttacatttttccgtgtgcggccctcagtggaaaaagtttggacacgcctgctTTAGGCCATAACAAACTGGGCTGTTATTCGgagaatgttttatttttggtgCTGTCTGGTTTCATTATGTAGTTTTAGTTATTTGTGGTCATGCTTTGTCTGGTATTTGAACTTCCTTTGTCTCTCCAGGCAACATATTTGTGGTGAGTCTGTCAGTCGCAGACCTGGTGGTGGCGCTGTACCCCTACCCTTTGGTACTGACGGCCATCTTCCACGACGACTGGACTATGGGGGACATGCACTGCCAGGCGAGCGGTTTCATCATGGGCATCAGCGTCATCGGCTCCATCTTCAACATCATGGCCATCGCCATCAACCGCTACTGctacatctgccacagcctgCACTACGACCGCGTCTTCAGCCTCAGGAACACCTGCTGCTACTTGGGCCTCACCTGGATCTTCACGGCCATCGCCACCGTGCCCAACTTCTTTGTGGGCTCGCTGCAGTACGATCCTCGCATTTACTCCTGCACTTTCGCCCAGACGGTTAGCTCATATTACACCATCTCCGTGGTCATCATCCATTTCCTGATCCCGCTGCTGGTGGTGTCCTACTGCTACTTGAGGATATGGGTGAGGGTGATCCAAGTGAAACATCGGGTGAAACCAGAACAAAGAGCCAAACTAAAACCCAGCGACGTAAGGAACTTCCTGACTATGTTCATGGTGTTTGTGTTGTTCGCTGTCTGCTGGGCGCCGTTGAACCTGATCGGCCTGGCGGTAGCGATCAACCCGGCCAGAGTTGCTCCGAACATACCGCAGTGGCTGTTTGTCACCAGCTACTTCATGGCATACTTCAACAGCTGCCTCAACGCCATCATATACGGACTGCTGAACCAAAACTTTCGTAAAGAATACAAGACGATCGTCCTCGCTTTGTGCATCCCACGTTTACTCCTGGTGGAAAACTCCAGGTGTGTCACAGAGGGCCTGAAGAGTAAACCCTCAGCGGCTGTGACAAACAATAACGTAGCAGAGATAAACGTATAACAAAGGGCATTTCTCGGGAATCCGGGTTCACCTGCTGCCTTCAGACATGCTATCATTTTGTTTGCTGCTTATTCTGTTCTGGTTTTACACCAGGAGCTGAAGCCCGACTACACCTTGACACACGCCAAGCTTACGTGAACCACGACATCACCCACGGTGCATTGGTAttacaaattaaaggcctactgaaatgtgattttcttatttaaacggggatagcaggtccattctatgtgttatacttgatcatttcgcgatattgccatatttttgctgaaaggatttagtagagaacattgacgataaagttcgcaacttttggtcgccgataaaaaagccttgcctgtaccggaagtagcgtgacgtcacaggttgtggagcgcctcacatctgcacattgtttacaatcatgcccaccagcagcgagagcgattcggaccgagaa carries:
- the mtnr1c gene encoding melatonin receptor type 1C produces the protein MDLAGEELLNGSACMSRNESGGAGLPRASAGLSTALASVLIFTIVVDILGNVLAILSVYRNKKLRNAGNIFVVSLSVADLVVALYPYPLVLTAIFHDDWTMGDMHCQASGFIMGISVIGSIFNIMAIAINRYCYICHSLHYDRVFSLRNTCCYLGLTWIFTAIATVPNFFVGSLQYDPRIYSCTFAQTVSSYYTISVVIIHFLIPLLVVSYCYLRIWVRVIQVKHRVKPEQRAKLKPSDVRNFLTMFMVFVLFAVCWAPLNLIGLAVAINPARVAPNIPQWLFVTSYFMAYFNSCLNAIIYGLLNQNFRKEYKTIVLALCIPRLLLVENSRCVTEGLKSKPSAAVTNNNVAEINV